A region of the Ctenopharyngodon idella isolate HZGC_01 chromosome 2, HZGC01, whole genome shotgun sequence genome:
AGCAAGagtgaatggttttgagtgtagagcttcattttgacctgaaaataggatgtttggggaattgggtgagacgttatggatttgtgtttactgttttgagaaaatgaggcatagtttcaagaaatgtgtttaagcaatcgagaaaaactgtaaatgacaGCAGTGTATAATCTGAATCAGCAGGTTTTCTTGAGCAATTTAATATGTAACATTTACTCGAAAAGAGAAGGTTGTTAATTACTGCACAAATACTGAACAAAATGTTACATTGTATAAGCTGCACTTTTGACAAAACTATGAAAGTGATTAACACAAACTGCTATGTTTAATTGTtagcttgttttattttttttaatcatgtgttcaataattttgctgttttacaataaaatgttttctttttttgttcacCTTTTCtaatttatgcttaaaaatgaaatgtctggAGTTGGTTGAAGGGGttcatgggggttggtttaaaATAATTCTGAACAAGCAAATttgattaacaaaataaatgcatgtacAAAATATAAACTGTCCATATTTTCAGATGTTACAACTCAAAAGATCTCAATTTGTAGCAGAAAAATATGGGAAATTATATCAAaatttgagataaaaagtagtATTGCAAACCTCCCCAGTCtctcatatttcattaaaataattcccAATTatgtcaatttaaaaaaatacatttaaacatatttcaagTACAATTCTAAATGTGTTGTGGCTGTATTAGTTCCAGTATTGAGTGTGCTGAACCTCTGagcaagaaagaaaataatgtgtGAATGTACACTGTGAGTGTTGGACAGAAATCAACCACAAAAGCACACGAGTAAGTAAAGAAGCAACACTTTAACATTCAAGCAGAGACTGACTTCTGCTTACAGTGTTCATCACATggcagcctggtctcattgttaatacgtaggtattaatacgtaactttcaaagacacaaaacgtacatttttgtacgtttagaaaggtgctaaaacgtacaatattgacgtaattatggcactaaaacgtaaaaatacttacgtttttacagcgaaaaaaacgtaaaatatttacgaatcttatcatgtcttaaagatatatgtataatttcccttttatcgttttgtagataaatgtaagatccctaatccccatcccgaacctaaaaacctacccattttatacagaatgttaaaagaataaaacataatgggcagaaatgtgtaggaaaatgacaattttagtaaaaatataacattaaaacgatattttgagccactaatcctacacctatccctaaacctacctataaccatttctttaaactacctactaatataaataaaagagtgacagacaaacaagcgtaatcacaataatttattttttttgcgaaaatgtcaaaagtggtaccaaaagtagttcaaatgatgatgagttccagtcagtcttctctggcggtaatagtttttatagggtacagagcagaatttagcttattaatccatgaaaatattatgaatccggcttctctccgtgaaggcgcgacactcatttcaaatgtcaatccactgaaacacggcatgtcgcaatctgtgacgaagcaggtgagaaccaatgagcgttcgatatcagtgccgtaaaccatgtcgtaacgcttctcgagggtggcgccaCTTtcaatttgaatcataacgagcgcgagctttgactgtgatggtcgctgttgctgagaatgaagatgaagatcggcggataaagggctgaatttggatctgttccttacaaacatatggattctaaagattgggagtaacagcgaacaaataaaagtgatgtgatttgtgaatttatgttgtgttttggtgtatcttatggttgtattgtcagtcactgcataggagaaaacgccttctgtgtcgcacagcaaacaaactaaatattacaaaatggttaaacaattacagaaaatttattcataaggttttaaattgtagtcttgtttaacattatgcagtCCTCTGAAatgagcagcacaagtcacgaacagaaatgttatttcatattaagtagatgagtaaactgctttcaataaattctactaaaaacaaaattaaatcattaaagccacgattttaatattaatacatgggaattcatatacattcacactttacgttacatgatttacgtttttattgctgttaatacgtaagtatttttacgttttagtcctctaaatacgtcaatgttgtacgtttatgtgtgtatgaaaacgtaagtaaatgtacgtgtggtagaaccacaatttacgtaaaaatacacacgtattctcatgagatcacgttgcacATGGACATCAGCAACAGACCACAGTGTGAAACATATTTGGgcagacaaaaaaaacatccatcTCTGTTGACGGCCATTCGAAAGTAAAAAGTATTGTACATCTGTCACAAATGGTTGCAGAAAGTACAGGAAGAAGACCAGGTTCAGAAGTCTTTAATAATCCACACAAATGTTGATCTAAACAAGACAGGCACACAAAACATAACCGTTAATATCGACGAGACCAGACCAACTGCATTTAAACAAGGGCTGaatccgaaatcgccccctatagcCCTTAAATGGGGCattatttgaggggacagccatttgtagtggtgtccgaacgAAGTGTACAGCCGATGTTCAACAGCTGTCCGGATTCACttacttgttttcattcactccttcaagtgaacTGTATTAGTGGACTAACGCAGGGAGCAGTAATTAAGGGTTTAGGAGGCGATTTCGGATTCGGCCAAGGGGAACTTAAGTACACAGCAGAAACAAGGTGATTAGTGATAACACAACTGGACATATTGACAAATCAAATCAGTAACCATGACAACAGACAAACTCAGGCAGGGAATGATGAAACACAAAGTCCAAACATAACTAAATTGTGACAATATCCTGAATAAATGGCAACATACTACTGTATATGCACCAGCCGATTACTCATTAGAAACAAGACAGGACAACAGAACATGAAACCAAAggcaaacaaaacagaaaacacactcacacacacacacatacttgtatatgtggtttacagggactctccatagacgtactgtacaaactgtatattctatccccctacactacccctcccgctaaacctacccatcacaggaaactgtctacattttttgaatttaaaaaaaaaacactgtttagtatgttttttaagccagtttggtttacgaggacacaggaagtttGTTTTCCTCATTGGGACCAAAAAATTTCCCCACAAGATCAAAACTTTCTGGTATTTTCTGGTACACTTTGCCCCCATAACGTAGGGATGTAGGAATGTCGGGATGTCCCcccggacacacacacacacccgtacacacatgcatgtaatGAAAAGTCGAAAGAGGAAAAGGACTACAACtacaaaatacttttatttaatttaaaatatgcataacaGAGAACAGAACACTGTACATGTAAACTGAaagtattttttacagtgataaaaCAGAACGGACACAAATATATACAACTACAATATAGGAAGGATAATCTCATTTCAAGAGACTAGTTATGAACTAGCCTAACAGATGAATTTACGATCCACGTAACACTTTTTTTCAATAGTCGTGACCCTCACATCTGTTCATATGGGTCCTTTTGAAAAAATGGAGAGGGATCAAGCAAACGCAAAGTTAATGTGTTTGAATCTGTAGATCTGATCTACAGATCTTCATGTAAAACAAGCataaaaaccacaaaaaaaaaaaaaaaaaaaaaaaaaaaaaagttgtgttgTGATAGTCCTCTTCTGTTTCTCTTGGTTAGATGTGTCTGTTCTGGTGTTATTCGCAGGCTGCATCCTTTGAAGGAAGCGAAGGTCGGACTGAGCGTTGTTAAATGGGACAGTCTACACTATGGAGAACTGTTCTTGTCACCCAACTGCGACAGCTATCATTGATGAGTGGCAGTAACGTTTATACTGCGCTTTTTTGGAAGTTATATTcaactgaaaacaaaataaaacagtctgaaaacaaaacagggttcacaaactgtctaaatatgttcaccatggtctatttctgtatataataaagaatataaactatatataactGCATCTTAGTAAGATATGTCAACATTTAAACTGctttaaagttgttgttttttatttttacatttgtgtcATTAGATATTTGAGTAAGTTGAAACCCAATTCTTGCGTTTAAAAGTGTAATTCAgcagtttcatttaaaaaaaatcttgtcgTCACTGGCGCGCAATGAATTCTGGGGCAGGCAAGGCCGCAAAGGGTCCATCTGTTGTATCCTTCATTTCATGGGAAATGAAGGACACATTTGGAGGAGCCTTAGAAATTGAGGCAGCATTCGTCGCGCCACTGTGACGCAATCGGCCTTCAAATGATGCAGCCTCTGAACTGGGACGCAGCGTCACTGTTGCTGTTAGTGTGGAGCCACAGTGCTGTATACTGTTCCACCTGCTGGAGGCTTCTGGAAGTGTGAGATCATTATAAAAATACGGCCAGAGgtacaataaatacattaatatatttctATAAAACTTACTGCTTCACTCCCAGGAGCATCACCAATAGTACTATAGGTTATGTCCTTGTTGGTATCATGTGGAGAAATGGATCATAATTAAACATGATATATTCATCAAATCttactcttaaagggttagttcacccaaaaatgaaaattctgtcattaattactcaattacttttCTGTGTCAATCTCATACGCTGTTTGCCTTCAGCGCTTACAGGTGTTTcttcagaacgccgactcattattggccagctcctgcatcatcatcacatgcatgcgtcatgctgctcacatgatcagctttggccaatactgagccggcattccaacgtagaacctggaagcgctgaacgtaaatagcgtatgagaatgacacagaagagaagatattgttaaataaagttgttatctttgttttgtttttgtgcacaaaaagtattctcgtcgcttcattcattaaggttgaaccactgcagtcacgtcgactgttttaacaatgtctttctggaccttgaaattgGTGGTtgaattgctgtctatggacaagtcatatacctctcagatttcatcaaaaatatcttaatgtgtgttccgaagacaaatggagatcttacaggtgtagaacgacatgaaggtgagtaattaatgacagaattttcatttttgggtgaactaaccctttaatgtcataTTTCCAAACCATCAGTGGTACGTCTGGTTTACTTACATTTGAGCATTCATCATTTATAGTGTTGTATATCACAGGATCTTCAGGTTTAGAGTAGATCTGcatttcacacaaacacacagtaaaCAATAAGGACAAAGATATTTCAAGAAATCAGCATATGATTCACTAAATGGACAACAGGTTCCATTGCCAACCCAATGTAATGATATAGGGTGTGCTCTTCTAAACTTTCTAAACAACATAGTAATGAAATCACAGTCTTACACTGTCTACACCAGATGTGAACGGCGAGACACGACATGACAAAAGCAAGTAAAACCAATTATAATCTACTCTGTAAGTGGCGCGATGTGACACAACAAATTCATGACATTAAACTGATGTCCCATTCTGACGTACTCCATGTGCTTCTGCATCTTCTGAAATGAAGGACAAATGGATTTTGCAACAGCCGCTTTGTCGTGTCCAGTGTGGACAGCTTCTTGCTGTTGCGGTGTGGTGTTACCAAGCAAACAAGTTTGGAAGCATATACATGAAACTGCCCTGGATGTCAATTGTCTGTTCACCATATATGACTTCACATGTAAGAAATGTGTACAAAATGGACATGCAAATTAATTAatgctgctgtgagggtgttttgAATACaacattacttttgaatgttttctgaacattttgaaacaagtagtaacatttaaaaaatgtttcagaaaggAAAACGTTCCATGATTGATGTATAGATAACGTTTTTATGCTaaagttttgagaacattattaaagaccagataaatctgaacaaatgttctatttatgttattggaagaatgtttgttcataactttgagagaatcTTGCCAGAATGCTCTATAGCCAAAGTACAGTTTGAAACTGACTTTTCCCCCCAAGTAACTGTTTAACTAATGTTGAAATCTGTATCTAAATGCTCAGTGTGATACAAAATAACATTCAGCTGGACAAAACATGTCTGGCATTCTTGCATTAGATAGTAACCAGTCAGTATCAACAAAAAAGtagaacaaaaattattttttatttttttttttattttacaaaaatgtgccaaagtgacagagaaaaaaaaaatgatattgtaatatgaacattttcataactAGACTGTAAATTAAGGGACTTACTGCATCAATGGTCCTGCTGtcgtttctctctctgttttggTGTTTATCTTgctctttattttaaaaagggaAAACAATAACATAACAGAAtatcagaatatatatatatatatatatatatatatatatatatatatatatatacatatatataatggcAGGgcatgaaatgaacattaaaagaATTAAGAATGGAGTGCAGGTCAAACTGACTAGTTCTCTGTTTCCATCTCCAGGTGAAAACACCGACCagaatcaacagcagcagaagtGCAGCTGAAACTGGAAGCCACACAGTCAGAAGATCTTTACTTCTGTGGGAAATAAGAAAACACTTTCAAATCTTTTAGTTCAAAAAGCCCAGAAAGAGTTCTGGAACTAATTCAGCTGAATAAAAGCACCAGAAAACAAGGCATCTAAACTAAACTTTCACCAGACTAATAGTATCTAGAATTAGTTcaagctttattttattttaaacaataatgatgtagtacatttttgtttctgcagtgacttcagttttattattattcttggAAATTCCTGTTTCACTTCTGCAAatatagaaaaaagaaagaaaaaaatcaccaGGGCAATGAGGAAATGATTATGTAAGCATTAAAGACAAAGAAATTGAGGAAATGGAGCACTGATGACAAAACAGCCAAATATAGAATAATTCCAGGAAGATTATTCTGAGaggaaaatcattttaatgagaAATGTGTCAGTACTAACGAGACTCTCGGATTGTCTGTGGTCCCGCTTACTGTCAAAAGTAAAAAGCAAAGCaattttagttgttttattttcaatatagtagtgaaatatatattaatgtttttttttttttgttgttgtttttcttttacctGGTTCTGCCTGTGATACAATGAGATGAACAGGGTTCAGTGCCTCTCCAGCAGAGCAGAAGTACCATCCAGAATCACTGAGTCTCAGTCCAGTCATCAACACAGTGAAGGATCTTCTCCCATCATCACTGATCTGGACTGATGGATTCTGGGATGTGTCAGTCCTCCCCACTGTGTAACAGCTCTGATCTTTATATCTGCACCACTGTTTAGTTTTATTCTTATATCTAGAAGTGTAGAAACACTGGACACTGACATCACCACCTTCATGTCCAGATACACTGCTGCTCACCACAGACACATCAGGAGCTGAACTCACAGAGTCATTTGAGattattaaatacatgtgtgtgaaGTTAGAGAAATAGAAATTAGAATgtgatttaaataattacaaaatctCATACCAGACTGAACCTCGAGATGAAGCTCATACGTGACAGTCGGCTGTCCTTCAGTCTCCACAACACAAGAATAACCTCCagtgtgtttgttctgcaggtTTCTCATAGTCACAGTAAAGAGACTCTGATCAGGATGATCAATTACTGACAGATTCTTCTCTGTTGTGTTTATGTAATTACGAATTAGACCAATTTCTGAGAACCAGTATTTCTTCTGCAGTGAGTTTTTCTCATCATAATGACATGGGATGGTGACAGATCCTCCAGTCTTAATAGTTAATGTATGATTTGACCCACCACTGAAGCATTCAACACCTAAACGAACACACAACCATTGTAATGTCCAGGATTAACAATAAATCACTCCTTAATTTGGATCTTTACATAAAACGCATTAAAAGCAGCATGAACAACTGAGCATAAAATCTGTTGTTTCAAAATGATAAACAAACACAGCACAACTTTTAATACTCACCTAAAATAAGCCAAAACCCGATTAAAATGtagaacattttttcttttgcatatGCGGCCATTGTGTGAGTTTCTCTTCCTGTATCGTGAGTTGTTTGACTGTGTTTGTAGCAACTGCTGCACTTCCCTTTTTCCCCTTCATATAACACTCAAACATCTTGCGCCACCTGGCTAAATGCTTTAACTCTAGATTTCAATTATGTTCTGGTCACACTTTCATTTACATCTCTGTTTCACTAGTTTTACCTGTAACAGTTAGTAGCACACTAATTTATCAATCACAAATAATCTTATGATAACACTTTACCAGCACATGCTCAGTATAGCTCTCTCTATCTGCCTGAGAAGATGATGTGTGATTGTGTCACTTTTTGAGAAATTACAACAAAAATTGTGAAATGGTTTTGGTTCttctgaatttaaataatatctgttttattttgtatgttgtTGGCTGCAAGTTAAAACCACTCTATgaaacttttggccctctagtggttaaaaaataaaactgcatgtgTCTTGCGGAAGagcattgttttggttgtgatTCATCTCTGCTCATCTGTGCGGTTGAATGTGGTTCACAGCACAGCTGTTCACAGTGGAAACAAgtggtgctcactgcagagcca
Encoded here:
- the LOC127494646 gene encoding CMRF35-like molecule 9 isoform X1, coding for MHSSDDLIQETQARANAMAVYAKTKIFYISIWFWLILGVECFIGGSNHVLPIKTGGSVTIPCHYDKKNPPQKKYWRSDTTLSNINTTEENLSVIDHPDPSLFTVTMRNLQYKDTGGYSCVVETEGLLTFIYDLHLKVQPAPDVSVVSSSVSGHEGGDVSVQCFYTSRYKNKTKQWCRYKDQSCYTVGRTDTSQNPSVQISDDGRRSFTVLMTGLRLSDSGWYFCSAGEALNPVHLIVSQAEPVSGTTDNPRVSSETGISKNNNKTEVTAETKISKDLLTVWLPVSAALLLLLILVGVFTWRWKQRTKQDKHQNRERNDSRTIDAIYSKPEDPVIYNTINDECSNDITYSTIGDAPGSEAKPPAGGTVYSTVAPH
- the LOC127494646 gene encoding CMRF35-like molecule 9 isoform X2, which gives rise to MAAYAKEKMFYILIGFWLILGVECFSGGSNHTLTIKTGGSVTIPCHYDEKNSLQKKYWFSEIGLIRNYINTTEKNLSVIDHPDQSLFTVTMRNLQNKHTGGYSCVVETEGQPTVTYELHLEVQSAPDVSVVSSSVSGHEGGDVSVQCFYTSRYKNKTKQWCRYKDQSCYTVGRTDTSQNPSVQISDDGRRSFTVLMTGLRLSDSGWYFCSAGEALNPVHLIVSQAEPVSGTTDNPRVSSETGISKNNNKTEVTAETKISKDLLTVWLPVSAALLLLLILVGVFTWRWKQRTKQDKHQNRERNDSRTIDAIYSKPEDPVIYNTINDECSNDITYSTIGDAPGSEAKPPAGGTVYSTVAPH